One Fimbriiglobus ruber genomic window carries:
- a CDS encoding transposase → MVITYCQETSSLFSGAVHGRTRTPPSQTRTRSLLGPVHPLFGRSENDGHARRFVQGLLRGGDRRNSENIAEATNGGPVRSLQAFVATGVWSDRALLSDVRQAVVGALTDPDAVLNVDETGFPKKGTKSVGVQRQYSGTLGRVDNCQIGVFANYASSRGTPSSTAGGISPRSGWRMAPGAKTPGFPRAWSSEPNRNWPGR, encoded by the coding sequence TTGGTTATAACGTATTGTCAGGAGACATCTTCCCTCTTTTCCGGCGCTGTTCATGGACGAACAAGAACTCCTCCGTCTCAAACCCGAACTCGATCGCTTCTTGGACCAGTTCACCCACTCTTTGGGCGGAGCGAGAACGATGGCCATGCCCGTCGGTTCGTCCAGGGTCTCCTCCGTGGGGGCGACCGACGCAACAGTGAGAACATCGCCGAGGCGACGAACGGCGGTCCGGTTCGCAGCCTCCAAGCGTTCGTCGCCACCGGGGTCTGGTCGGACCGCGCGCTCCTGAGCGACGTGCGGCAAGCCGTCGTGGGCGCGTTGACCGATCCGGACGCCGTCCTGAACGTCGACGAGACCGGATTCCCCAAGAAGGGGACCAAGTCGGTCGGGGTCCAGCGGCAGTATTCGGGTACCCTGGGGCGGGTCGACAACTGCCAGATCGGGGTGTTCGCGAATTACGCCTCGTCTCGCGGCACGCCGTCGTCGACCGCCGGTGGTATCTCCCCGAGGAGTGGGTGGAGGATGGCCCCCGGTGCCAAGACGCCGGGGTTCCCGAGGGCGTGGTCTTCCGAACCCAACCGGAACTGGCCCGGGAGATGA
- a CDS encoding transposase — protein MEDGPRCQDAGVPEGVVFRTQPELAREMIADAIAAGVPFRWVGGDSVYGDNPTFVQGVRRLGKWYVLDIACDTQVWTQRPEVIPADQRPKPSRGRRPTQPRIVGERRRVDEVIAYLPATAWHRVVVGDGTKGPRVYEYAEVTVWFREDERPGITRATVSAAIPEPGTGGHVPPVQCPADVGREKLAEIRGRRWTIEEDFQIGKGECGLDEYETRGWVGWHHHTALSMLALAFLVLQKHRLGEKRAPDDRSRSAGSPHAPVGRSGMERGGDPEVVPLATREESAGGRQPSKTTRRSRLTSLVG, from the coding sequence GTGGAGGATGGCCCCCGGTGCCAAGACGCCGGGGTTCCCGAGGGCGTGGTCTTCCGAACCCAACCGGAACTGGCCCGGGAGATGATCGCGGACGCGATCGCGGCCGGCGTCCCATTTCGGTGGGTCGGTGGGGATAGCGTGTACGGGGACAACCCGACGTTTGTCCAGGGGGTCCGGAGGCTCGGCAAGTGGTACGTCCTGGACATCGCGTGCGATACCCAGGTGTGGACCCAGCGACCGGAGGTGATTCCGGCCGACCAACGACCGAAGCCGTCAAGGGGTCGGCGGCCGACCCAGCCCCGGATCGTTGGCGAACGTCGCCGGGTGGACGAGGTGATCGCCTACTTACCCGCAACCGCCTGGCACCGGGTGGTGGTCGGGGACGGGACCAAAGGACCACGGGTGTACGAGTACGCCGAGGTGACGGTCTGGTTTCGTGAGGACGAACGCCCGGGGATCACCCGAGCGACTGTTAGCGCGGCGATCCCTGAGCCAGGAACCGGAGGTCACGTACCACCGGTCCAATGCCCCGCGGATGTCGGGCGGGAGAAACTCGCCGAAATTCGTGGACGTCGTTGGACCATCGAGGAAGATTTCCAGATCGGTAAAGGGGAGTGCGGACTCGACGAGTATGAGACGCGGGGGTGGGTGGGATGGCATCACCACACGGCCCTGTCGATGTTGGCTCTGGCCTTCCTGGTGTTACAGAAACACCGGTTGGGGGAAAAAAGAGCCCCAGATGACCGTTCCCGAAGTGCGGGCTCTCCTCATGCACCTGTTGGACGTTCGGGAATGGAACGCGGCGGAGATCCTGAGGTGGTCCCACTGGCGACAAGAGAGGAATCGGCGGGCGGCCGTCAGCCATCGAAAACGACGCGCCGGAGCCGACTTACGTCCCTCGTTGGCTAG